The Vespula vulgaris chromosome 3, iyVesVulg1.1, whole genome shotgun sequence DNA window TTAATAAATCTAAATTGTTTCTTCCTTGTTAAAACTTTATTGCAACCGATAAAATccgaaaattttaattatattcttaccATGAATTTtagcaaaagagaaatatgataTTGCGCTCTTGATTGATTTTACGGAGCATGCGCGAGGAAGAAGAGCTTGGAACGTAAAAAATCTCCAGAGGGATTAGTTCTTCGCGCGTCGTTGCGAGGAGAGCTCTCATGGATGTTGAACGAGATATTGCATCGTTAATAACCAGAAAATATAttgcaaatgaaaataaacgaaaaaagaaagcgataAAAATTACGACTGACAACGAAACGATTTTCCGCAATTCgtcgtgtaatatatatatttattgttttttacatttaatattgaaCCATAAGCAACGTAAATGTATTTCGATCGACGCGACGCACGCGAAGTTTCCTACGTGGATTACGCTTGCGGCTGGaatcgaaaaattatgaagTTCATAGGGATTTGGCCGGACGAAAGAGGATTCGCTTACGCGTCCAGCTACAGAGTGTTATTTCCGATCggttttatgtttttctttatcaccTTACCACAAACAACCAATCTCTATTTCATTTGGGGCGACTTCGAATTGATCGTGGAGAATTTATCGATAGGAAACATGACTACCACAATTGCTATATTGAAGGCAGCAACTTTTTGGTCCAACGGgagatgtaattaatataataatataaataatattatttttttcggaaGAAGGGAGgtacataattaattaacattttcgtAAACCAATCATTCCTACAATCTAGACATGAAATTACTTCTATCGCATAtggaaaatgatcgaaaagaagCAAGCGAAAAGAACGTGAAGAAAATGATGAGAATCGCGAATATCAGCAGGAGAATAACAGCTGGAAGTATCATAATGTGTAACTTTATCGTCTTTACTTATGTGACATTAAGAACCTTCTTGCTACCATATACAGGACGGATATTGTATTATCGTGCATATTACCCATACGATACCGGAATTTTTCCCTATTTCGAACTAACCTTGATTGGTCAGATTACAGCCGAACTTTACGCAGCCAATAGTTACACAGCCGTCGACACTTTCATGACCATGTTGATGTTACACGTGTGCGGACAATTTTCgagtttaagaaaaaaattgtccaAGTTGTGTTccaaaagtaataataattttcgaagtGATCTAGCAAGAATTGTGCAGAAGTATAATATGCTTAACAGgtacgagaaaaaaagcaaacatatataatatttttattatattttttattatataagtttagcaaacttatataatatttgtacttTTCATAGATATGCTGAAACGATCGAAGACAGATTCAACGGCATGTTGCTTATCCAAATGCTTGGATGTACAATACAACTCTGCGTTCAATCGTATCAAGCAATTTCGgtagaaataaaggaaacaaATTTGGTTATATTAATTCGGTATCTTAAAATGTGATCATGTTTGCGTGACTATTCCAGGCTCTCGTAGATGATGACCAAGGTCTCTTGATAATCCGACTATTCTTTTTTGGTATATACACTACATACGTCATGCTTCACATCTATCTATATTGCTACGTCGGTCAGAAACTTTTTTCTGAGGTAATTACGTAACTACGTGTTTCAttagtttataaaaagaacaaatttaatatcttaagagatattacattttacaatATCACAACAAAATGTAATGCAGGGGGCGAAAATGGCTTATGCCGCGTACGATTGCAACTGGTACAATCTGTCACCGAGCGAAGCTAGATGTCTTACTATAATAATGTGTCGAGCACAAATATCGTCGCGCATTACAGCAGGAAAATTTTGTTCCTTCAATCATGAGCTTTTTGGCAAGGTGAATAgcaaattttcatcttttgattataataaataaataaaattatctaccCAACAGATTTTAAAAACATCCATGGGTTACTTGTCGGTCCTATATGCGATGAAAACCAAAGATGTCCATTAAAACGTTCTAAAAAGCTAATTATCTGAAACGAAGTTGAATTATTCTTGAATACTTTTAAAAGTAGTACTAtgtttatttcaatgaaacgATGTAACGtgattatacatttttttgtcaactttttatcgatatatatccTAATGCCCATTATTACGAAACATTTAACGCATTCCTATGAAACTAATCGATCGGTgttctaaaaaaaatcttttacttttttttctaattttttcatatacaaaaattttgcAAATTCATTTCCTTGatgaatttttgtattaatcaaaacaaaaaagaacaaaaagaaaacgaatcgatagatttattatctttcaatGAATTATATTGCTCAAGCCATTAATGTTCTACTATCTCGTATGGAAGAGGATCGAAAAGAGATTAAtctcgaagaagaagcaagaaaaatGATGAGGATCGCGAAAATTTGCAGAAGGATATCCATTGGATGTACTTTAATCTATtacgtaataattattctttccgttatttttcattttttattagttcGTTACATCGGCCGTATTCTAATAATACGATCATATTTCCCATAGATACAATCCGTATCCAATTACGAGCTATTACTGTTCTCGTTCGAACACGGCTTGCGTGCTGCGCAAGCGAAGTTTATAAATCGGTAGGCACTTTTGTTGCTACTTTGGTATTCCACGTATGCGGACTACTTAAAACGTTTACTTGATTTTGTTGTGTAAAAGACGACTAGAAATGTTATatcaaaattgataaaatcgtTAAGAAGCACGAATCACTTAACAggtacttgaaaaaaaatgagaattttttttataatccacttacgaaaaatttaaaaatataaagtacgATGATTTTCCGATCTTTTCgaccttcctttttttcagactgaaaatatattcaacgACCCGTTCAATTTTTTACCGAAGTGAGTAAAAAATTaccatataataattatatgactagttacatatatttcatattctaCAGATTTTGAAAATAGGTTATTTGTCCACGAATTATATGTTCGTCCTGTACAAAATGAAATCCAAAGACGTAAACACAATCCAACGTGTCATCTGAATTTATCAAATTACGTCTTGAACCGAATAAAAGAATTCCatagtattttaattttatacagatTACATAGAATTGCAATTGTcaataagataaattatacatCAAAGACGTCAACCTAAATCcaatgaattaaattattaagcgattattatatcttttcgaCAATGACAAAAATTATCGCATGAAGTTTGTATGAGAATATTCATAATGATATGATTGAAAAAtaactataaaattattatgtatgatAAAACGTCGGTAAGGTAACAAATACAACACAAAGACGACAGTATTATAGTAACCGAGCGAGGAATGAAATCGTTTAGTATTCCTTACTACAGAGGGCTGCGTTTTACTTGAtccttaataatatttataacttttacaGAGACCGATCGAATTCGTTAATAAATCCTAATTGTTTCTTCCTTGTTAAAACTTTATTGCAACCGATAAAATccgaaaattttaattatattcttaccATGAATTTtagcaaaagagaaatatgataTTGCGCTCTTGATTGATTTTACGGAGCATGCGCGAGGAAGAAGCGCTTTGAACGTAAAAAATCTCCAGAGGGATTAGTTCTTCGCGCGTCGTTGCGAGGAGAGCTCTCATGGATGTTGAACGAGATATTGCATCGTTAATAATCAGAAAATATAttgcaaatgaaaataaacgaaaaaagaaagcgataAAAATTACGACTGACAACGAAACGATTTTCCGCAATTCgtcgtgtaatatatatatttattgttttttacatttaatattgaaCCATAAGCAACGTAAATGTATTTCGATCGACGCGACGCACGCGAAGTTTCCTACGTGGATTACGCTTGCGGCTGGaatcgaaaaattatgaagTTCATAGGGATTTGGCCGGACGAAAGAGGATTCACTTACGCGTCCAGCTACAGAGTGTTATTTCCGATCggttttatgtttttctttatcaccTTACCACAAACAATCAATCTCTATTTCATTTGGGGTGATTTCGAATTGATCGTGGAGAATCTATCGGTGGCAAACATGACTACCACAATTGCTACATTGAAGGCAGCAACTTTTTGGTCCAACGGGAGATGTAATTATACataagattattttcttcggaAGAAACGAGGTACGTTCACAAATTAATATCTTCATAAAACGTTAAGATATGAAAATACTTCTATCGCGCATGGAAAATGATCGAAGAGAAGCTACGACCGAAGAGAACGTTAGGAAGATGACGAGAATCGCTAATATCAGCAGGAGGATAACAGCTGGAAGTATCATTATGTGTAACTTTCTTGTCTTCACCTATGTAACATTAACAACCCTCATGCTACCGTATACCGGACGCGTTTTGTATTATCACGGTTATTTTCCATACGACACCAGTATCTTTCCGAATTTCGAATTAACCCTGATTGGACAAATTACAGCCGAACTTTACGCAGCCAATAGTTACACAGCCGTCGACACTTTCATGACTATGTTGATGTTACACGTGTGCGGACAATTTTCGagtctaagaaaaaaattgtccaCGTTGCGttgcgaaaataataataattttcgtacTGATCTAGCAAGGATCGTGGAAAAGTACGATATGCTTAACAGGTACGAGAGAAAAGTTTAAACATGCCTACCGAACCTATAcgatatttctatctttcaaagATATGCAGAGACAATCGAAGACAGATTCAATGGCATGCTCCTTATTCAAATGCTTGGCTGTACAATACAACTCTGCGTACAATCGTATCAAGTGATTTCGGTAAAAATACAGGAGAAAAATTTTGCTATATCAATTCGATAtcgtaaaatgtaataatgtttgcatgattattatttcaggCTTTCGTAGATGACAACCAAGGTTTGCTTGTTGTCCGACTATTCTTTTTTGCTGTATACACGACATACGTCATGCTTCACATCTATCTATATTGTTACGTCGGTCAGAAACTTTTATCCGAGGtaaatatataactatgtatcttatttgtttctcgacaaaaagaaaaaaaaatataatatcgcaGGGAATTAAAGTGGCTTATGCCGCGTACAATTGCAACTGGTACAATTTATCACCGAAAGAAGCTAAAAATCTTACAATAATAATGTCTCGAACACAGATAGCGTCGCGCATTACAGCAGGAAAATTTTGTTCCTTCGATCATCAGCTTTTTGGCAACGTGAGTAACAAGTTTTATTCTTCcaattataatgaataaatgaaatttcctATCCAACAGATTATAAAAACATCCATGGGTTACTTATCGGTCCTATATGCGATGAAAACCAAAGATGTCCATTAAAACAAGTTCTTCGAAAAAGCGAATTATGTGAAATGAAGTTGAATTattcttgaatatttttaaaagtagtactatgtttatttcaatgatatgATGTAATGTGATTATACGTATTTTTGTCAAATATTTATCGACTTATATCCTGGCGTTCAAAATCACGAAATACTTGAAGCATTActgaaattaatcgatctatatttaaaaaaatcttttttctgattctttcatatataaaatacgtcgGTAATGTAACCACACATAcaaacgataatattatagtaaCCGAGCGAGGGATGAAATCGTTTAGTATTCCTTACTACAGAGGGCTACGTTTGACGTGATtcttaatcattattataattttttcatagacCGAACgaattcgttaattaatccCAATTGATTCCTCGTCGCAGAAACTTTATTGGGACCGATAAAATTCTAGaactttaattatattttagccATGAATTTtagcaaaagagaaatatgataATACCGTCTTGATTGATTTTACGGAGCATGCGCGAGGAAGAAGCGCTTTGAACGTAAAAATACTCAAGAGGGATCAGTTCTTGATGCGTCGTTGCGAGGAGAGCTTTCATGGATGTTGATCAAGATATTACACTATTAGTAATCAGAAAATATAttgcaattaaaataaacaaaaaaagaaaacgataaaaattacgattaataaCTACATGGTTTTTCGTAATCTATcgtgcaatatatatatatatatatatatacatatatacatatatatatatatatttatatataattatatataaatacatatatgaacatatataaatatatatatattattttacatttaacattaaattaacgaaaatgtatttcgatcgatacgacGTACACAAAGTGTCCTATGTCGATTACGTTTGTGGTTGGaatcaaaaaattatgaagTTTATGGGGATTTGGCCAGACGAAAGAGGATTCGCCTATGCGTCCAGCTACAAAGTGTTATTCCCAATTGGTTTGATGttcctctttatttccttACCACAAACAACCAATCTCTACTTTATTTGGGGTGACTTCGACTTGATCGTGGAGAATCTTTCGGTGGGAAACATGACCACCACAATTGCTATTTTGAAGACTGCAACTTTTTGGTCCAACGGGAGATGTAATTATACATAAGATTTTTTCTTCGGAAGAGGCGAGGTACATTCGcagattaatattttcataaaacaattatttctatCGTCAAGATATGAAATTACTTCTATCGCGCATGGAAAATGATAGAAAGGAAGCTACAACGGAagaaaacgtaaagaaaatgatgaggATCGCTGATATCAGCAGGAAGATAACAGCTGGAAGTATCATAATGTGTAACATTCTTGTCATAACTTATGTGATATTAAGAACCCTCTTGTTACCATATACGGGACGATCTTTATATTATCGTGGTTATTTTCCATACGACAGTCGTACCTTTCCAAATTTCGAATTGACCCTGATTGCACAAATTACAGCAGCAGTTTACACAGCCAATAATTACACAGCTGTCGATACTTTCATGACCATGTTGATGTTACACGTGTGCGGCCAAATTTCGTGTCTCAGAAAAACATTGACCAGGTTGTGCtccgaaaataacaataattttcgaatcgaTCTACGAAGGAttgttgaaaaatatgatatgcTTAACAAGTACGAAAAGACAAGATATTTAAACatgttttatacatataaataagaaaacataTTTAAACATGTTTACTTGATTGGTATAATACTTATACTTTACATAGATATGCTGAGATAATAGAAGACAGATTCAATGGCATCTTGCTTATCCAAATGCTTGGATGTACGGTACAACTCTGTGTACAATGGTATCAGGCGATTTCGGTaaggataaaggaaaaaaatctaactatattaattcgatatttgtaaaatgtaattatagtTACGTGACTATTCCAGGCTCTTGTGGACAACGATCAAGGTCTCTTGATAGTCCGACTATTCTTTTTTGCTGTATACACGACATACGTTATGCTTCACATCTATCTATATTGTTACGTCGGCCAGAAACTTTTTTCCGAGgtaaatatataactatatatcttatttgtttctcgataaaaagaaaaaaaaatgtaatatcgcAGGGAACAAAAATGGCTTATGCCGCGTAC harbors:
- the LOC127062737 gene encoding odorant receptor 13a-like, yielding MKLLLSHMENDRKEASEKNVKKMMRIANISRRITAGSIIMCNFIVFTYVTLRTFLLPYTGRILYYRAYYPYDTGIFPYFELTLIGQITAELYAANSYTAVDTFMTMLMLHVCGQFSSLRKKLSKLCSKSNNNFRSDLARIVQKYNMLNRYAETIEDRFNGMLLIQMLGCTIQLCVQSYQAISALVDDDQGLLIIRLFFFGIYTTYVMLHIYLYCYVGQKLFSEGAKMAYAAYDCNWYNLSPSEARCLTIIMCRAQISSRITAGKFCSFNHELFGKILKTSMGYLSVLYAMKTKDVH
- the LOC127062172 gene encoding odorant receptor 13a-like; the protein is MKFIGIWPDERGFTYASSYRVLFPIGFMFFFITLPQTINLYFIWGDFELIVENLSVANMTTTIATLKAATFWSNGRYMKILLSRMENDRREATTEENVRKMTRIANISRRITAGSIIMCNFLVFTYVTLTTLMLPYTGRVLYYHGYFPYDTSIFPNFELTLIGQITAELYAANSYTAVDTFMTMLMLHVCGQFSSLRKKLSTLRCENNNNFRTDLARIVEKYDMLNRYAETIEDRFNGMLLIQMLGCTIQLCVQSYQVISAFVDDNQGLLVVRLFFFAVYTTYVMLHIYLYCYVGQKLLSEGIKVAYAAYNCNWYNLSPKEAKNLTIIMSRTQIASRITAGKFCSFDHQLFGNIIKTSMGYLSVLYAMKTKDVH
- the LOC127062173 gene encoding odorant receptor 13a-like produces the protein MYFDRYDVHKVSYVDYVCGWNQKIMKFMGIWPDERGFAYASSYKVLFPIGLMFLFISLPQTTNLYFIWGDFDLIVENLSVGNMTTTIAILKTATFWSNGRYMKLLLSRMENDRKEATTEENVKKMMRIADISRKITAGSIIMCNILVITYVILRTLLLPYTGRSLYYRGYFPYDSRTFPNFELTLIAQITAAVYTANNYTAVDTFMTMLMLHVCGQISCLRKTLTRLCSENNNNFRIDLRRIVEKYDMLNKYAEIIEDRFNGILLIQMLGCTVQLCVQWYQAISALVDNDQGLLIVRLFFFAVYTTYVMLHIYLYCYVGQKLFSEGTKMAYAAYDCSWYNLSPNEAKYLTIIMCRAQISSRITAGKFCTFNHELFGKILKTSMGYLSVLYAMKTKDIH